In the Streptobacillus moniliformis DSM 12112 genome, one interval contains:
- a CDS encoding hemagglutinin domain-containing protein has product MNTNGKNSIAYGDGSKATAPNSIVLGIKSYILGDKNQGDSIIIGNNAYIYSLYGSSNNKNGHNAKSVLALGNETLATLDNSVALGHSSQTDYIQSDLNKPGYTARGSYSIPSSAKVGVISVGKKGYERRIINVADGYRDSDAVNVSQLKTLEDRLDGLTDKNDDKIRYFSVKDDEELIKLAQKKIDYKNYVKLKTKMLTIEARKKLEKQ; this is encoded by the coding sequence ATGAATACTAATGGGAAAAATTCCATAGCATATGGAGATGGCTCAAAAGCGACTGCTCCTAATTCAATAGTACTAGGAATAAAGTCATATATTTTGGGAGATAAGAATCAAGGAGATTCTATTATCATAGGAAACAATGCGTATATATATTCTTTATATGGATCAAGTAATAATAAAAATGGTCATAATGCGAAATCAGTATTAGCGTTAGGAAATGAAACATTAGCAACACTTGATAACTCAGTTGCATTAGGACATAGTTCACAAACAGATTATATACAATCTGATTTAAATAAACCTGGATATACTGCAAGAGGATCATATTCTATACCAAGTTCAGCAAAAGTTGGAGTAATATCAGTAGGGAAAAAGGGTTATGAAAGAAGAATAATCAATGTCGCAGATGGATACAGAGATTCTGATGCTGTAAATGTATCTCAACTTAAAACATTAGAAGATAGATTAGATGGTTTAACAGATAAAAATGATGATAAGATTAGATACTTTTCAGTAAAAGATGATGAAGAATTAATAAAACTAGCTCAAAAGAAGATAGATTATAAAAATTATGTTAAATTAAAGACAAAAATGTTAACTATAGAGGCTAGAAAAAAGCTGGAGAAACAATAG
- a CDS encoding YadA-like family protein, protein MEDLEEATQKDLAKEILTTDEKNKLENENYNNKGAKGKNSIAIGHGASTDKNDGENAIAIGKGAKATTKDSIVLGSDSKNTADMNNVGYDITKNNSNSNSNLNSDATWKPTHGEFAIGDGTNKTRRITGVAAGEKDTDAVNVAQLKKIFELDVFKSKELITFIGNDKTNEIPIKVGDKLNIVGEGSVDNGTAANNIKVTADKDNKKLTIGLAKNLTNIESITVSKNGQETKIEQGKITGVNTIGKNDNNRLVFNNGNSGTAMLKVDGKELTFTKSEEHIKISNVANGISDNDAVNVSQLKKYVDALGGNAKIDDKGNVTGPTYKLKVGATTNDATKDYNTVGDALKALDDAIGNSSKNITDLTNKQISFQGNGGDTDKVSKKLGETLKIQGEGNVSGNTAKDNIKVEKNKDSDGLDIKLAEDLKNLNSIETKEAGGKKTKITTDGIEVTSDKGKANLTADKLTFGPKDDKSTDKTSTEVGKDGITLKSKDGKDSVSIKPSNDTDGGIIEVKSKDGNSSIKIDGEKGSITGLKDISPNETDGSIAVNKNYVDNQIRAIANGPFEYEAINGKEKVVRGQDGKLYKETDLNNYYYDKDSSSYKPKNNGTNSVAQGPTPLENKDVTVNVMPKNGTPISIGNVASILGEDSITTDNKASSKVKELIENTNSLSDNSKNKVATGTDILALAKAGISFEGNTGSGEKIHRNLGEQVTIKGEGTDDNKNFTSASGNIQVKSDKAKGELTVKLSDKLTNMTSFETKELDDNGNKSKVKLDKEGLTTINKTDDNKYIMSKTGPKGTEIGKYDNDPLMNNNTSPTNSAKYGLDGISLKDDKGEVKLTPTELDFKDNKGRIKGLSDPVDQNDAVNKKYVDEKIASTSGGIANAIARANLPQISGKGHNIAGSYGYYNGEHAFALGLSGTNEVSNLVYRASGSLNTRGHVSLGAGLGYQFDNIGKRSKEMLKLDRYGNINLLDEKVYEHGIKIENLEISNEKLKKDNHELKMKVVELEKLIHELMKK, encoded by the coding sequence ATGGAAGATTTAGAAGAAGCAACACAAAAAGATTTAGCTAAAGAAATACTAACAACTGATGAAAAAAATAAATTAGAAAATGAAAACTATAATAATAAAGGGGCAAAAGGTAAAAACTCTATAGCAATAGGACATGGTGCTAGTACAGATAAAAATGACGGTGAAAATGCAATAGCTATAGGTAAAGGAGCAAAAGCAACTACTAAAGATAGTATAGTTTTAGGAAGTGATTCTAAAAATACAGCAGATATGAATAATGTAGGATATGATATTACAAAAAATAATAGTAATTCAAATTCAAACCTTAATTCTGATGCAACTTGGAAACCAACTCATGGAGAATTTGCTATAGGAGATGGAACTAATAAAACTAGAAGAATAACAGGTGTTGCAGCAGGAGAAAAAGACACAGATGCTGTAAATGTGGCTCAACTTAAGAAAATTTTTGAATTAGATGTATTTAAAAGCAAGGAACTTATTACATTTATTGGTAATGATAAAACTAATGAAATACCAATTAAAGTTGGAGATAAACTTAATATTGTAGGTGAAGGATCAGTTGATAATGGAACAGCAGCAAATAATATAAAAGTAACAGCAGATAAAGACAATAAAAAACTAACAATAGGACTTGCAAAAAATCTAACAAATATAGAGAGTATAACAGTTAGTAAAAATGGACAAGAAACAAAAATAGAACAAGGGAAGATAACTGGTGTAAATACTATTGGAAAAAATGATAATAATAGGCTAGTATTTAATAATGGTAATTCAGGAACTGCAATGTTAAAAGTTGATGGTAAAGAACTAACATTTACTAAATCAGAAGAACATATAAAGATATCAAATGTTGCAAATGGAATATCTGATAATGATGCTGTAAATGTATCACAACTTAAAAAGTATGTAGATGCCTTAGGTGGAAATGCTAAAATAGATGATAAAGGTAATGTTACAGGACCTACATATAAATTAAAAGTAGGAGCTACAACAAATGATGCTACAAAAGATTATAATACTGTAGGAGATGCTTTAAAAGCTTTAGATGATGCTATAGGTAACTCATCAAAAAATATAACAGATCTTACTAACAAACAAATATCATTCCAAGGTAATGGTGGAGATACAGATAAAGTAAGTAAAAAGCTAGGAGAAACTTTAAAAATACAAGGTGAAGGAAATGTTAGTGGAAATACAGCCAAAGATAATATTAAAGTTGAGAAAAATAAAGATAGTGATGGCTTAGACATTAAACTAGCTGAAGATTTAAAGAATTTAAATAGTATAGAAACTAAAGAAGCAGGTGGAAAGAAAACAAAAATCACAACAGATGGTATTGAGGTTACAAGTGATAAAGGTAAAGCTAACCTAACAGCAGATAAGCTAACATTTGGACCAAAAGATGATAAATCAACTGATAAAACAAGTACAGAAGTTGGAAAAGATGGAATAACATTAAAAAGCAAAGATGGAAAAGATTCAGTATCAATAAAACCAAGCAATGATACTGATGGTGGAATAATAGAAGTTAAATCTAAAGATGGAAATTCAAGTATTAAAATAGATGGAGAAAAAGGTTCTATTACTGGACTTAAAGACATATCACCTAATGAAACAGATGGAAGTATAGCAGTTAACAAAAATTATGTAGATAATCAAATAAGAGCAATAGCTAATGGACCATTTGAATATGAAGCAATAAATGGAAAAGAAAAGGTTGTAAGAGGACAAGATGGTAAGCTATATAAAGAAACAGATTTAAATAACTACTATTATGATAAAGATTCATCTTCATACAAACCTAAAAATAATGGAACTAATAGTGTTGCCCAAGGACCAACTCCATTAGAAAACAAAGATGTAACAGTAAATGTAATGCCTAAGAATGGAACACCAATATCAATAGGAAATGTGGCAAGTATTCTAGGAGAAGATTCAATTACAACAGATAATAAAGCTTCATCTAAAGTTAAAGAACTAATCGAGAATACTAATAGCTTATCTGATAATAGCAAAAACAAAGTAGCAACAGGAACAGATATATTAGCCTTAGCAAAAGCAGGAATAAGCTTTGAAGGTAATACAGGTTCAGGAGAAAAAATACATAGAAACCTAGGAGAACAAGTAACTATTAAAGGTGAAGGAACAGATGACAATAAAAACTTTACTAGTGCAAGTGGAAACATACAAGTTAAATCAGATAAAGCTAAAGGTGAATTAACAGTAAAACTATCAGATAAGCTAACTAACATGACTTCATTTGAAACAAAAGAATTAGATGATAATGGAAATAAATCTAAAGTTAAACTAGATAAAGAAGGACTAACTACAATTAATAAGACAGATGATAATAAATACATAATGTCTAAAACAGGACCAAAAGGAACTGAAATAGGTAAATATGATAATGATCCATTAATGAATAACAATACTTCACCAACAAATAGTGCAAAATATGGATTAGATGGAATAAGCTTAAAGGATGATAAAGGAGAAGTAAAATTAACACCAACAGAATTAGACTTTAAAGATAATAAGGGAAGAATAAAAGGCTTATCAGATCCAGTAGATCAAAATGATGCAGTAAATAAGAAGTATGTAGATGAAAAGATAGCAAGTACAAGTGGAGGTATAGCAAATGCAATAGCGAGGGCAAACTTACCACAGATAAGTGGAAAAGGACATAACATAGCAGGATCATATGGTTACTATAATGGAGAACATGCATTTGCATTAGGACTGTCAGGAACAAATGAAGTATCTAATTTAGTATATAGAGCAAGTGGGTCATTAAATACGAGAGGACATGTATCATTAGGAGCAGGACTAGGTTATCAATTTGATAATATAGGGAAGAGAAGTAAGGAGATGTTAAAGTTAGATAGATATGGAAATATTAATTTACTTGATGAGAAGGTTTATGAACATGGAATAAAAATAGAAAATCTTGAAATTTCAAATGAAAAATTAAAGAAAGATAATCA